The following are encoded in a window of Polynucleobacter sp. AP-Kolm-20A-A1 genomic DNA:
- a CDS encoding glycosyltransferase family 39 protein — protein MVKLTAAATKSIPRIIIFALTLIYGLAGLFFRDPWKNEDAIGFGGMWTLFRGNSLDWVVPHLAGRDISLGTPLPYWIGATLIEWFGPFIGAANAARLYSAICFFSAALAIWYATYLLGRRREVQPMALAVGGQPDMKSYGMTLADGALLIFLACVGLAQRAHETTPMMAQLMGISIVLYSTVRGLDKPWQGGLWTGLGIAIVALSSNLTLSLIVVTSTIIAVIASNAKLRFRWTLTSTVLGLIGFAIWPIIWYLADLSPHWRHIAQEGWRNMPEMRATPSVESLGFLSVNFWAYAWPVWPLAIVSLAHWGRTKASGTWRAPHLCIPLSLFIGSLIYVLFRSEANEHDLLILIPSLSIIAAFSLPVLKRSVISFIDWFAMFSFTLIALAIWIIWLAKVTGYPETTAANIARLLPGFESQFNLLAFVVALAITGVWISVVRWRTSRAPKEIWRCLIISASGTTLMWVLLMTLWLPTINYAKTYRLVSARLVQVVPSGGGCIDTSNIGFAQLASFSYFTKLNLRDDTNCPWMLTHSQSEAKAYAQLNNKKLSLLWEDRRAADRDERLRLYEVIPE, from the coding sequence ATGGTCAAACTTACCGCTGCCGCTACTAAATCAATTCCGCGCATCATCATTTTTGCGCTGACTTTGATCTATGGTCTTGCCGGTCTATTCTTCCGCGATCCTTGGAAGAATGAAGATGCGATTGGGTTTGGCGGCATGTGGACTTTATTTCGGGGTAACTCGCTTGACTGGGTCGTTCCACACTTAGCTGGCCGTGATATCTCTTTGGGCACACCACTCCCTTATTGGATTGGCGCCACACTCATCGAATGGTTTGGCCCCTTCATTGGAGCTGCAAACGCTGCTCGCCTTTATTCGGCCATCTGCTTTTTCTCTGCGGCGCTGGCAATCTGGTACGCAACCTATTTGTTAGGTCGTCGTCGCGAAGTGCAACCAATGGCACTCGCAGTTGGCGGACAGCCCGACATGAAGAGTTACGGCATGACGCTGGCAGATGGTGCATTGCTTATCTTCCTGGCCTGCGTAGGTCTTGCTCAACGCGCTCATGAAACTACGCCAATGATGGCGCAATTGATGGGCATCAGCATTGTGTTGTACAGCACAGTACGAGGATTGGATAAACCTTGGCAAGGTGGTTTATGGACCGGACTTGGTATTGCGATCGTTGCCCTCTCGAGCAATCTCACACTCAGCTTAATCGTTGTCACATCAACCATCATCGCAGTGATCGCTAGCAATGCCAAGTTACGCTTTCGCTGGACACTTACCAGCACTGTTCTCGGTTTAATTGGTTTTGCAATTTGGCCGATCATTTGGTATCTAGCCGATCTTTCTCCCCACTGGCGTCATATTGCACAAGAAGGTTGGCGCAATATGCCCGAAATGCGAGCGACACCTTCTGTTGAATCGCTGGGCTTTTTAAGCGTTAACTTTTGGGCTTACGCATGGCCTGTATGGCCCCTAGCAATCGTTTCCTTGGCACACTGGGGTCGCACTAAGGCATCCGGCACTTGGCGAGCTCCCCACCTTTGCATTCCCCTGAGTTTATTTATTGGCAGCTTGATTTACGTTTTATTCCGTAGCGAAGCTAACGAACATGATTTGTTAATCTTGATTCCAAGCCTTTCCATTATTGCCGCCTTTAGCTTACCTGTTCTCAAGCGTAGCGTCATTAGCTTCATTGACTGGTTTGCGATGTTTAGCTTCACGCTGATTGCTCTAGCTATTTGGATTATTTGGCTGGCAAAAGTTACTGGCTACCCAGAAACCACTGCCGCTAATATTGCGCGTCTACTACCAGGGTTTGAGAGTCAATTTAATCTCTTAGCTTTTGTGGTGGCGCTTGCTATTACTGGTGTATGGATATCTGTAGTGCGCTGGCGAACTTCTCGTGCCCCGAAAGAAATCTGGCGCTGCCTCATTATCTCTGCGTCTGGCACGACATTGATGTGGGTTCTTTTGATGACCTTATGGCTGCCCACAATTAACTACGCCAAAACCTATCGCCTGGTATCGGCGCGACTAGTACAAGTAGTCCCCTCAGGAGGCGGCTGCATTGATACGAGCAATATTGGCTTTGCGCAACTCGCCTCTTTTAGTTACTTCACGAAATTGAATTTGCGTGACGATACTAATTGCCCATGGATGTTGACCCATAGCCAGTCAGAGGCAAAGGCTTACGCCCAACTCAATAACAAAAAACTCAGCTTGCTGTGGGAAGATCGCCGCGCTGCTGACCGCGACGAACGCTTACGCCTCTACGAAGTTATTCCAGAGTAA
- a CDS encoding MATE family efflux transporter, with the protein MLHFKLSRLREDIPSLLKLAGPLLIGQLAVIAFGVLDTAMTARYSADDLAALAMASAIFISIYVGLTGVVSALAPIAGQLFGAKRFGDIGEEVRQATWLALGLTILGCFILLNADHLLAISQVSGDIESKAKLYLNILAIGLPASMAMRVLMALHNAVSRPAVITVVQLIGLALKLPLNLLFIYGGFGIEAMGGPGCAVATVIINWSWLLMTLGFVVFDRFYRPFKIFARFSLPDWHRIWTLLKLGAPIGFSYLIEVTSFTFMSLFIARLGTTALAGHQIVANMGTVIYMVPLSLSIATMTLVSQSIGANKPERAEEIGWSSVFFTTALCITIGIAVWLFRMELLDLYDPPAEIKVFAVPLFLFIAFYQVFDALQVTAAFILRAYRIAFWPMLIYAGSLWGVGLGGGYLLGFNVFGNTPSFLQGANGFWAGNSISLGLAACLLLYLFRRTAERYEKTHPPVQV; encoded by the coding sequence GTGCTGCACTTTAAGTTATCGCGCCTCCGCGAGGATATCCCCTCTCTACTGAAATTAGCTGGCCCTTTGTTGATTGGCCAGTTAGCCGTCATTGCTTTTGGTGTACTAGATACAGCCATGACAGCGCGCTACTCTGCCGATGACTTGGCAGCCCTTGCGATGGCTTCAGCCATCTTTATCAGTATCTATGTAGGTTTAACAGGAGTTGTCTCTGCGCTCGCACCTATTGCTGGACAACTCTTTGGCGCTAAGCGTTTCGGCGATATTGGTGAAGAGGTTCGGCAGGCGACTTGGCTAGCCTTAGGTTTAACTATTCTGGGCTGCTTTATTTTGCTTAATGCCGACCATCTTTTAGCGATCTCGCAAGTGAGCGGCGACATTGAAAGCAAAGCAAAGCTCTATCTCAATATCTTGGCAATTGGATTGCCAGCTAGCATGGCAATGCGCGTGTTAATGGCTTTACACAATGCAGTCTCACGCCCCGCCGTGATCACCGTTGTACAACTGATTGGCCTTGCTCTCAAGTTGCCCTTAAATCTACTTTTTATTTACGGCGGCTTTGGGATTGAAGCCATGGGCGGCCCTGGCTGCGCAGTCGCTACCGTCATCATTAACTGGTCTTGGTTATTAATGACTCTTGGCTTTGTCGTATTTGATCGCTTCTACAGACCATTTAAGATCTTTGCACGATTTAGTCTGCCCGACTGGCATCGCATCTGGACTTTGTTAAAGCTTGGTGCGCCAATTGGCTTTAGTTATCTGATTGAAGTGACATCGTTTACCTTCATGTCCTTATTTATTGCCCGCTTAGGTACTACTGCATTGGCGGGCCATCAAATTGTTGCCAATATGGGCACTGTTATTTACATGGTTCCCCTATCACTCTCAATTGCAACCATGACTTTGGTATCCCAATCGATTGGCGCCAACAAGCCTGAGCGCGCCGAAGAGATTGGTTGGTCTTCAGTATTTTTTACAACTGCACTCTGCATCACGATTGGCATCGCCGTATGGCTGTTCAGAATGGAACTGCTAGATTTATACGACCCGCCTGCTGAGATAAAAGTATTTGCGGTACCTTTATTTTTATTTATTGCCTTCTATCAAGTCTTTGATGCCTTACAAGTAACGGCCGCATTTATTCTGCGCGCCTATCGCATTGCCTTTTGGCCTATGCTGATTTATGCGGGATCCCTTTGGGGTGTGGGATTAGGCGGCGGCTACCTCTTAGGCTTTAACGTATTTGGCAATACACCATCGTTTTTACAAGGCGCTAACGGATTTTGGGCTGGTAACAGCATCAGCCTTGGATTGGCTGCATGCTTACTGCTCTATCTTTTTAGAAGAACGGCGGAGCGCTATGAGAAGACGCATCCGCCAGTTCAGGTGTAA
- the rho gene encoding transcription termination factor Rho, whose product MQLTELKGLHVSALLEMAASLEIENTQRMRKQELMFAILKKRAKAGETVFGDGTLEVLPDGFGFLRSPEASYMASPDDIYISPAQIRRFNLHTGDSVEGEVRTPKDGERYFALVKVDKINGLAPEALKNRIMFENLTPLHPNRVISLERDIKAEENLTGRIIDMISPIGYGQRGLIVASPKSGKTVMMQHIAHAIAANNPEAILIVLLVDERPEEVTEMQRSVRGEVVASTFDEPAVRHVQVAEMVIEKAKRLVEMGKDVIILLDSITRLARAYNTVVPSSGKVLSGGVDANALQRPKRFFGAARNIEEGGSLTIIATALIETGSRMDDLIYEEFKGTGNMEVHLERRLAERRVYPSINLNKSGTRREELLVKAENLQKIWVLRKLLADMDDIEAMNFIVDKLKSTKNNGEFFDLMRRGG is encoded by the coding sequence ATGCAATTAACTGAACTCAAAGGCCTCCACGTATCCGCTCTGCTCGAAATGGCAGCTAGCTTGGAGATTGAAAACACTCAACGGATGCGCAAACAAGAATTGATGTTTGCTATTTTGAAAAAACGTGCGAAAGCTGGCGAAACAGTTTTCGGCGACGGCACTTTGGAAGTATTGCCTGACGGCTTTGGTTTCTTGCGCTCCCCTGAAGCCTCTTATATGGCTTCGCCTGATGATATTTATATCTCTCCTGCGCAGATACGCCGCTTTAACTTACACACTGGTGACAGCGTTGAAGGTGAAGTACGCACCCCTAAAGATGGCGAACGTTACTTTGCATTGGTAAAGGTAGATAAGATCAACGGTTTGGCTCCAGAAGCTCTCAAGAACCGCATCATGTTCGAAAACTTAACGCCGTTACACCCAAACCGTGTAATTAGCTTAGAGCGCGATATCAAGGCCGAAGAGAACCTTACTGGCCGAATCATCGACATGATCTCCCCTATTGGTTATGGCCAACGTGGTTTGATTGTTGCCTCACCAAAATCCGGCAAGACCGTGATGATGCAGCACATTGCACATGCAATCGCTGCAAACAATCCCGAAGCTATCCTCATCGTGTTGCTAGTTGATGAGCGCCCTGAAGAGGTTACCGAAATGCAGCGTTCCGTTCGCGGTGAAGTTGTTGCCTCTACTTTTGATGAGCCAGCTGTGCGTCACGTTCAAGTTGCTGAGATGGTGATTGAAAAAGCAAAGCGTTTAGTAGAGATGGGTAAAGATGTGATCATCTTGCTTGACTCGATCACTCGTCTTGCCCGTGCATACAATACCGTTGTTCCTTCATCAGGCAAAGTACTCTCTGGTGGTGTGGACGCAAATGCTTTGCAACGCCCTAAGCGCTTCTTCGGTGCAGCTCGCAATATTGAAGAAGGTGGATCACTCACCATCATCGCCACTGCCTTGATTGAGACTGGTAGCCGTATGGATGACCTCATCTATGAGGAATTCAAAGGCACCGGCAACATGGAAGTTCACCTTGAGCGCCGCTTGGCTGAGCGTCGTGTTTACCCATCTATTAACCTCAATAAGTCCGGCACCCGCCGTGAAGAATTGCTGGTTAAAGCTGAAAACCTCCAGAAGATCTGGGTATTGCGTAAATTGCTGGCGGATATGGACGATATTGAGGCGATGAACTTCATCGTTGATAAGCTCAAATCCACCAAAAACAATGGCGAATTCTTCGACTTAATGCGTCGCGGAGGCTAG
- a CDS encoding type B 50S ribosomal protein L31: MKPGIHPEYREIVFVDVSNNFSFKTRSTMSTKETIKWEDGNEYPLAKIETSSESHPFYTGTQKIMDTAGRVEKFRQKFGSKAVAKATGDGAAKTAEKKAAAAEAKAAEKPAKKKA, encoded by the coding sequence ATGAAACCTGGCATTCACCCCGAATATCGTGAAATCGTCTTCGTAGACGTTTCTAATAACTTCAGCTTCAAGACTCGCTCCACAATGTCTACTAAAGAGACAATCAAGTGGGAAGATGGCAATGAATATCCATTAGCCAAGATCGAGACTTCATCTGAATCACACCCTTTCTACACTGGCACCCAGAAAATTATGGATACCGCTGGTCGTGTTGAGAAATTCCGTCAGAAATTCGGTAGCAAAGCTGTTGCTAAAGCTACTGGTGATGGCGCTGCTAAAACAGCCGAGAAAAAAGCTGCTGCTGCAGAAGCTAAAGCTGCTGAAAAGCCAGCTAAGAAGAAGGCTTAA